The Desulfotignum phosphitoxidans DSM 13687 genomic sequence AATTGCAATATCCATTACCCATTAATTAACCAAAATGATCCCAATCATCATCACCCATCTGGGCGCCCAAACCTGCGTCACCGGCGCCCGCCACCTGATCCAGGTTCAACCGGATCACTGCATCGGTATCAATATCCTAGTGGCCTGCGGCATTGCCTGGTGCCTTGATCCGCAGGTGCCCTTTAACCGGTTCCCGGTGCCGCCGGCAGACATTGACTTTCTGTTTCTGACCCATGCCCACATCCACATCAGCCGGGTCCCGGACCTGATGATCGATGCCAGATTTTCCGGTAAAATCATCTTCACACACCTGCAGCCGCAATATCGAGCATCTGAAACACGGCCTGGACGAATCGAAAAACGAAATTTTCTATGACCACAAATAACGGTTGGATTCAATAATGTCAATCGGTTACAACCTCAAAAATGCCATACTTGATCATTTCTTTATGATTGCTTTGCTCATTTTTGTTTTGACCGATAAGAAAGAAAAAATGACCAACATGCTGATAATCAAGCATCATGGGCTATATTACTTGATAGTAAAAATCAAAATTAAAGCTTGTAATGCCGGCCCGGTTTTGATAAAGTATTGCAAATACTCAGCTGGATTAGAGTATATTTGCAATACTTTATCAGGAGGTGCTGGTACATATGG encodes the following:
- a CDS encoding MBL fold metallo-hydrolase, with the translated sequence MIPIIITHLGAQTCVTGARHLIQVQPDHCIGINILVACGIAWCLDPQVPFNRFPVPPADIDFLFLTHAHIHISRVPDLMIDARFSGKIIFTHLQPQYRASETRPGRIEKRNFL